A window of the Candidatus Schekmanbacteria bacterium genome harbors these coding sequences:
- the fliE gene encoding flagellar hook-basal body complex protein FliE: MKIGKLPLKSLYDELRIRTEKPAKEGQSFSDTIKNMINEVEKYQKEADISVQKFALGENRNIHETMIALQKADVSFKLMMQIRNKVLSAYQEIMKMPI, from the coding sequence ATGAAAATAGGGAAACTTCCATTAAAGTCACTTTATGATGAACTCAGGATTCGAACTGAAAAGCCGGCAAAAGAGGGACAATCATTCTCTGACACTATCAAAAATATGATTAATGAAGTCGAGAAGTATCAAAAGGAAGCAGACATATCAGTACAGAAATTTGCTCTTGGTGAAAACAGAAATATTCATGAAACTATGATTGCCCTTCAAAAGGCAGATGTCTCTTTTAAATTGATGATGCAGATAAGAAACAAGGTATTGAGCGCATACCAAGAAATTATGAAAATGCCTATTTAA
- the flgC gene encoding flagellar basal body rod protein FlgC — protein MDFLTSLQVSASALEAQRMKMNLIASNLANAETTKTAEGGPYKKKIPILAEKNIQTGDRRNFKKTLEESIKGVEVVAVVKDGKNFKMKYDPGNPDADSNGFVKVPDINVMEEMVKLLSATRAYEANVTAINAAKNMAQKALDIGK, from the coding sequence ATGGATTTTTTGACATCTTTACAAGTAAGCGCTTCTGCCCTTGAGGCACAAAGGATGAAGATGAATTTAATTGCATCCAATCTTGCTAATGCTGAAACAACGAAGACAGCTGAAGGCGGTCCATATAAGAAAAAAATTCCCATACTGGCTGAAAAAAACATACAGACAGGAGATAGAAGAAATTTCAAAAAAACATTGGAAGAAAGCATCAAAGGAGTTGAAGTGGTGGCAGTAGTAAAGGACGGAAAGAATTTTAAAATGAAATATGACCCCGGCAATCCTGATGCAGATAGCAACGGTTTTGTAAAAGTCCCTGATATTAATGTTATGGAAGAAATGGTCAAATTGCTTTCAGCTACAAGGGCATATGAAGCAAATGTTACAGCAATAAATGCCGCAAAGAATATGGCTCAAAAAGCATTAGACATTGGAAAATAG
- the flgB gene encoding flagellar basal body rod protein FlgB, which translates to MPDNGIFGVTINLLKEVLDARASRQLIINSNIANAETPGYKAKDLKFRSLLNDNLNSHKAISLKATNKKHITDGNNKSLIETKIETSNKKPLIEGSSNNVNIDREMTKLAENGIMYNALAQITAKKFSFLKEVIRESGVR; encoded by the coding sequence ATGCCTGATAACGGAATATTTGGAGTAACAATAAACCTCTTGAAGGAGGTTTTGGATGCAAGGGCGTCAAGACAGCTTATTATTAATTCAAATATCGCAAATGCAGAAACACCCGGTTATAAAGCAAAGGATTTAAAATTTAGAAGCCTCCTAAACGATAATCTCAATAGCCACAAAGCTATATCACTCAAAGCAACCAACAAAAAACACATTACAGATGGAAATAATAAATCTCTCATTGAAACAAAGATTGAAACATCGAATAAAAAGCCTCTCATAGAAGGAAGTTCAAACAATGTAAACATAGACAGGGAGATGACCAAACTTGCAGAGAATGGAATTATGTATAACGCCCTTGCGCAGATAACAGCAAAAAAATTCAGTTTTCTAAAAGAAGTAATTAGAGAAAGCGGAGTTAGATAA
- a CDS encoding sigma-54-dependent Fis family transcriptional regulator: MKKNILVVDDETEMRIALSKAISIGGYEVESASDGYEAINKIRHRSYDLIVTDVRMPKMDGVSLLNQIKTFSPQTAVVLITAHGSVENAVAAMKRGADDYILKPFSFDLINKVIKKVLAKKQSENISNNNSSNSEEKPFITQNKELLKILSFAKSVANSNATVLIQGESGTGKELLARYIHNNSNRKDMPFIAVNCASLPEGLLESELFGHEKGAFTGAISKKEGKFELANGGTLLLDEITEMKFSLQAKLLRVLQEGEIDRVGGKKPIKTDVRIIATTNRDIKEHIKKGEFRQDLFFRLNVIPLKIIPLRKRKDDIKVLAEYFLKRSCEKNGKPEIILTDKAVSALENHSWPGNVRELENLIERAVLLCEDEKIEPKHLLFDYQDEHDDTSFEIGDNMTIKEMEKKLILSTLKKTEGNRTKAANMLQISIRTLRNKLKEYQINS; this comes from the coding sequence ATGAAAAAGAACATATTAGTCGTTGATGACGAAACAGAAATGAGGATAGCCCTATCCAAAGCAATCAGCATTGGAGGCTATGAAGTAGAGTCTGCTTCAGATGGATATGAGGCTATAAACAAAATCAGACATCGCAGCTATGACCTCATCGTAACCGATGTAAGAATGCCTAAGATGGATGGAGTATCACTTCTTAATCAAATAAAAACCTTTTCTCCTCAGACTGCTGTTGTTCTGATTACAGCCCATGGAAGTGTGGAAAATGCGGTTGCAGCTATGAAAAGAGGAGCAGACGATTATATACTCAAACCTTTTTCTTTTGATCTAATAAATAAAGTAATAAAGAAGGTCCTTGCAAAAAAGCAAAGTGAAAATATTTCTAATAACAATTCATCTAATTCTGAAGAAAAGCCATTTATAACTCAAAACAAAGAATTATTAAAAATACTCTCATTTGCAAAATCAGTTGCAAACAGCAATGCGACAGTTCTAATTCAGGGGGAAAGCGGAACAGGAAAAGAGCTTCTTGCCCGCTACATACACAACAACAGCAACAGGAAAGATATGCCCTTCATAGCAGTAAACTGTGCATCATTGCCTGAAGGATTGCTTGAAAGTGAACTTTTTGGTCATGAAAAAGGTGCATTTACTGGCGCTATCAGCAAAAAAGAGGGAAAATTTGAATTGGCAAACGGCGGAACTTTGCTTCTTGATGAAATCACAGAAATGAAATTTTCACTTCAAGCAAAACTTTTGCGGGTGCTTCAAGAAGGTGAAATAGATCGTGTAGGTGGTAAAAAACCCATAAAGACAGATGTCAGAATCATAGCTACAACAAACAGAGATATTAAAGAACACATAAAAAAGGGAGAATTCCGCCAAGACCTCTTTTTCCGCCTTAATGTAATACCATTAAAGATCATCCCTTTGAGGAAAAGGAAAGATGATATCAAAGTTTTAGCAGAATATTTTCTCAAACGTTCCTGCGAAAAAAATGGGAAACCTGAAATCATTTTAACAGATAAAGCTGTTTCTGCTCTTGAGAATCACTCTTGGCCCGGAAATGTGAGAGAGCTTGAAAATCTCATCGAGAGAGCAGTGCTTCTTTGCGAAGATGAAAAAATTGAACCGAAGCACCTTCTTTTTGATTATCAGGATGAACACGATGATACATCATTTGAAATTGGAGACAATATGACCATCAAAGAAATGGAGAAAAAACTGATCCTGAGCACATTGAAAAAAACAGAGGGAAATCGCACAAAAGCTGCAAATATGCTTCAAATAAGCATCAGGACTTTGAGAAATAAGCTCAAAGAATATCAAATAAATTCCTGA